The nucleotide sequence ACGTTCATGAAGTGCGCAGATTCGGGTTATCGGGACAAATCCGTTGGGTGACAGCCGTGGAGTAACCGGCGCACAGCTATCAATTACGAGTACTCTTCCTTTATCTTTCATAGCTTTTCATTTACCTATATATCAATTGTAAACGTAACAATAAGTTGTGAATAAGCATACACGTACTAGTCTATTCGATCCATTGATAATTAAATACCATCTCGTAGGTTATTCAAGCGAGAATACATTGATAATAGGAATTCAATATGTCGTGGAACCAATATCCAGGAggaaatcatcaacaacaaggtAATGGAGGAGGCTATGGATATGCgccaccaccacctcaaGGATATGGAGGGTACGcgcctcctcctcctcctcctcctcctcaacAGGGATATGGAGGTCCACCTGGAGGATGGAATCAggctcctccaccaccacctatGGGGTGAGTAATCATCTTCCATTGATTCATTCCAAAAATAGATTTCTCATTCAAAACCGTCAACTATATTTCTTGTCCTCATTTGTAAACTACTGAGGCTGACTTGAGGATCTATGTAGATACAATAATGGACCTCAGCAAGGATATTATAATGGACCACCTCAAGGTGGAGGACAAGGACAAGGTGGATGGGCACCTCCAACTGGTGTTCCACCTAGgcaaaattatcatcagaCAGGTGCAGGTTTTATGCCACCCTCAGGTCCTCCACAAGGTGGAGCTGGATATACTCCACCAGGATATGGAGGAGCTGCACCAGGTCAGTCCAAATCATCCAACATTTACGTGCTATGTTGTCTAAAACTCATACTGACATCTTTTTACAGCTCGACCACCTACTAATCAACAACATTACGGACCCCAATTACACGGACAAAACGGACAGAATGCTCAACCATATTTCCAATATTCACAATGTACGTACAAGAGCTCAGAGACAACCCTTTTCACGTCTATGTATATCTGAGCCCTTCCTAGGCGATTTGAGACTAATTATTCTTATCCCTGCAGGTAGTGGTCGACGAAAGGCATTATGTGTAAGCTCGcaggtgatgatgatatatatattcttaGCTGATTTTGAGAGTGGAATAGATCGGTATAAATTACATCGGATCTTCTCAAGCTTTGGCAGGTTGTATCAATGATGCTCGTAATGTGCAAAAGTTCTTGATCGGTGAGTTGGTTCACTCATCTCGTTGCATTTCATGCGTTTTTATTACCCTGTCAACTCCATGTAATCATTGATGTTTAGTAACTAAAACGTATATTCAGAACGATACCATTATAAAGCCGAAGATATTGTCATGCTCACTGACGACGCGCAAAACCCAAGACAAATCCCTACCAGAGCCAACATTATCCAAGCTTGTCAATGGTTAACTCAAGGCGCTCAACCTAACGACGCTCTATTCTTCCACTAGTACGTTATCCCGACCTCTGATTCGGCTGTCTTAGCTAATCCAGAACCCCTCATAATGTAGTTCTGGACACGGAGGTCAGACAAAAGACTTGGATggagatgaggatgatggGTACGATGAGGTTATTTATCCATTGGATCATCAAAGAGCAGGACATATCATAGATGACGACTGTGAGTGCTTGTGTCGTGCCAATCATTAAATTCCAGACTGATTGCTGATAATCGTCCTCTTTTTCACAGTGTAAGTGAATTTCATGCTTCGCACCGAGTTGTGACATCCGATCAAGTTACTGATCGGTTAAATAGACACACTCTCCTAGTCAAACCTCTTCCTGCAGGCTGTAGACTTACAGCTATCTTCGATTCGTAAGTCGTTCCTCAATATCATTGACATTCGCTTGACTCGGACCCCGTACATTCTCAGGTGTCACTCCGGTTCATGTCTCGATTTACCTTACATATACTCGACTGAAGGAACAATCAAAGAACCCAATTTGCTTGCTGAGGCTGGACAAGGTTTACTTGGCGCAGGAATGAGCTACCTGAAGTGAGTTGTTTTCCATTTCTGAATTATCGACTTGACAACTGACGCCTTGTCATAATACAGGGGTGATACAGGAGGTATGATTAAAGGCTTGATGGGGTAAATACCGAATACATATTCGTCAAATTGAACACTCCCACTGACTCTCTTACGTATTCAGCCTCGGTAAAAACCTCgtcaatcaaaattctgATGCTCGAAAGAGAACTCAAGAAACCAAGACAAGTCCTGCGGACGTTATCATGTGGTCAGGGTGTAAAGACTCTCAAACTGTCAGTTctctttgatgattgttATTTAGGCTGAGGCTTAATGTCAATTCataaattgatgatttcgatttattttttcaatagTCTGCTGATACTCAAGAAGCTGGAAAAGCAACTGGGGCTATGTCTTACGCTTTCATAGCTGCATTGACTAAATACCCTCAACAAAGTTATGTACAATTGTTGAAAACTATTAGAGATGAGTTGAAGGGTAAATATAGTCAAAAACCACAATTGTCCGCTTCTCACCGTATGTCATCTTCCCTCCGTTTGTGATATCTAACATTTGTCCATTGTCCTAGATTTGATACTGATACTTGCGTTTATAACTCTTTGTAGCTATGGACACCAATCTTCTATTCATTGCTTAAGCTAGTGGCAGGGGAGC is from Kwoniella pini CBS 10737 chromosome 1, complete sequence and encodes:
- a CDS encoding metacaspase-1, which codes for MSWNQYPGGNHQQQGNGGGYGYAPPPPQGYGGYAPPPPPPPPQQGYGGPPGGWNQAPPPPPMGYNNGPQQGYYNGPPQGGGQGQGGWAPPTGVPPRQNYHQTGAGFMPPSGPPQGGAGYTPPGYGGAAPARPPTNQQHYGPQLHGQNGQNAQPYFQYSQCSGRRKALCIGINYIGSSQALAGCINDARNVQKFLIERYHYKAEDIVMLTDDAQNPRQIPTRANIIQACQWLTQGAQPNDALFFHYSGHGGQTKDLDGDEDDGYDEVIYPLDHQRAGHIIDDDCEHTLLVKPLPAGCRLTAIFDSCHSGSCLDLPYIYSTEGTIKEPNLLAEAGQGLLGAGMSYLKGDTGGMIKGLMGLGKNLVNQNSDARKRTQETKTSPADVIMWSGCKDSQTSADTQEAGKATGAMSYAFIAALTKYPQQSYVQLLKTIRDELKGKYSQKPQLSASHPMDTNLLFIA